The Odocoileus virginianus isolate 20LAN1187 ecotype Illinois chromosome 3, Ovbor_1.2, whole genome shotgun sequence genome includes a window with the following:
- the LOC110122697 gene encoding olfactory receptor 1f45-like encodes MDNQTQVSEFVLLGLSQQPLQRQLLFSLSFILYLSGCLGNLLTILAIILDPHLHSPMYFFISNLSLLDICFMSTTIPKMLVNHLCGLTTISFSACLAQMYFFIAFGAADSMLLSAMAYDRYLAICSPLHYVTIMGVLRCALLVVIPWISANLISMVHTLLMSHLSFCTNRIPHFFCDLNALIKLSCSDTQVNEMLVLVLGGPVVLISFVCIMASYTPIAVAVWKVPSVQGRWKAFSTCGSHLCVICLFYGTVIGVYFNPASTHTTQRDMAATVMYTMVTPMLNPFIYSLRNQDLKGALKKLFIGNPFAKPL; translated from the coding sequence ATGGACAATCAGACCCAAGTCTCTGAATTCGTCCTCCTCGGCCTCTCCCAGCAGCCCCTGCAGAGACAGTTGCTCTTCAGCCTGTCCTTCATCCTGTATTTGAGCGGGTGCCTGGGGAATCTTCTCACCATCCTGGCCATCATCTTGGACCCTCACCTCCACAGCCCCATGTATTTCTTCATCAGCAACTTGTCTCTTCTTGACATCTGCTTTATGTCCACCACCATCCCCAAGATGCTGGTGAACCATCTGTGTGGGCTCACCACCATCTCCTTCTCAGCTTGCCTGGCCCAGATGTATTTCTTCATCGCCTTTGGGGCAGCCGACAGCATGCTTCTCTCAGCCATGGCTTACGACCGCTACCTGGCCATCTGCAGCCCACTGCACTATGTGACAATCATGGGTGTCCTTCGGTGTGCCTTGCTGGTGGTGATACCCTGGATCTCAGCCAACCTCATCTCTATGGTCCACACTCTCCTGATGTCCCACTTGTCCTTCTGCACCAATAGGATCCCACACTTCTTCTGTGACCTCAATGCCTTGATCAAGCTCTCCTGCTCTGACACCCAAGTCAACGAGATGCTAGTGTTGGTCCTTGGGGGCCCGGTGGTTCTCATCTCTTTTGTGTGCATCATGGCCTCTTACACACCCATTGCTGTGGCTGTGTGGAAGGTGCCCTCAGTCCAGGGCAGGTGGAAAGCATTCTCCACATGTGGCTCTCACCTTTGTGTCATCTGTCTCTTCTATGGGACTGTCATCGGGGTCTACTTCAACCCTGCATCCACACACACCACTCAGAGGGACATGGCAGCCACAGTGATGTACACCATGGTCACCCCTATGCTGAACCCCTTCATTTACAGCCTGAGGAACCAAGATCTGAAGGGGGCCCTCAAGAAACTTTTCATTGGGAACCCCTTTGCTAAGCCTCTATGA